The following proteins are encoded in a genomic region of Labilithrix sp.:
- a CDS encoding pyridoxal-phosphate dependent enzyme encodes MIDRAFFDAARARVRDRILTTRVVDVVPGVVPAGAGAEVTPAVDDRLDAPLRLKLECLQVTGSFKARGALNRVLALPPEVAARGIVTASGGNHGLAVAFAGHAVGTPTTVYLPNHTSAEKARRIERWGATVVRAGDVWDDAHAAAIARAERDGLTYVHPFADPDVVAGQGTIALELFEQAPDTDALVVAIGGGGLVAGAGKAARLLRPGLRIVGVEPAGAPTLYESLRANDVIELPAIATKAGTLAPRRSERYTFEIVREVVDEIVLVTDDEMRDAARWLLANVGVGVELSGAAAVAAVLARRAPLAGARRPCALVCGAGTDAVPT; translated from the coding sequence ATGATCGATCGCGCGTTCTTCGACGCCGCCCGCGCCCGCGTGCGCGACCGCATCCTCACGACGCGCGTCGTCGACGTCGTCCCCGGCGTCGTGCCGGCGGGCGCCGGCGCGGAGGTCACGCCCGCGGTCGACGATCGGCTCGACGCGCCGCTGCGGCTGAAGCTCGAGTGCCTCCAGGTGACGGGCTCGTTCAAGGCGCGCGGCGCGCTGAACCGCGTCCTCGCGCTCCCGCCCGAGGTCGCTGCGCGCGGGATCGTCACCGCGTCGGGCGGCAACCACGGGCTCGCGGTCGCGTTCGCGGGGCACGCGGTCGGGACGCCGACGACGGTCTACCTCCCGAACCACACCTCGGCGGAGAAGGCGCGGCGGATCGAGCGCTGGGGCGCGACGGTCGTGCGCGCCGGCGACGTCTGGGACGACGCCCACGCCGCCGCGATCGCGCGCGCCGAGCGCGACGGCCTCACCTACGTGCACCCGTTCGCCGATCCCGACGTCGTCGCGGGCCAAGGCACGATCGCGCTCGAGCTCTTCGAGCAGGCGCCCGACACCGACGCGCTCGTCGTCGCGATCGGCGGCGGGGGCCTCGTCGCCGGCGCCGGCAAGGCCGCGCGCCTCCTCCGCCCGGGCCTCCGTATCGTCGGCGTCGAGCCCGCCGGCGCGCCGACGCTCTACGAGTCGCTGCGGGCGAACGACGTGATCGAGCTCCCCGCGATCGCGACGAAGGCGGGCACGCTCGCGCCGCGACGATCGGAGCGGTACACGTTCGAGATCGTGCGCGAGGTGGTGGACGAGATCGTGCTCGTCACCGACGACGAGATGCGCGACGCCGCGCGCTGGCTGCTCGCGAACGTCGGGGTCGGCGTCGAGCTCTCGGGCGCGGCCGCCGTCGCGGCGGTGCTCGCGCGCCGCGCCCCGCTCGCCGGCGCGCGCCGTCCCTGCGCGCTCGTGTGCGGCGCCGGGACCGACGCGGTGCCGACCTGA
- a CDS encoding carbon-nitrogen hydrolase family protein encodes MRAAVIQLSSQDDVRKNLERATALVAEAARAGATLIALPENFAFMGEESHKREIAESTEEGSQGPITKAIVEAARASGVWLVAGGMPEKTADPARPFNTSLLVSPEGAVVARYRKIHLFDVDLPDGTKLLESGATSAGSEPNVATLEPERKLGMTICYDLRFPELYRRLASEGVRIVTVPAAFTLTTGKDHWHVLLRARAIENQVFVLAPAQHGRHPRNRQTYGKSLIVDPWGDVLAQAAEGEGWAAATLDFAAQDRVRASLPCLTHRRL; translated from the coding sequence ATGCGTGCGGCGGTGATCCAGCTCTCGAGCCAGGACGATGTGCGGAAGAACCTCGAGCGCGCGACGGCGCTCGTCGCGGAGGCGGCGCGCGCGGGCGCGACGCTCATCGCGCTGCCGGAGAACTTCGCGTTCATGGGGGAGGAGTCGCACAAACGGGAGATCGCGGAGAGCACGGAGGAGGGGAGTCAGGGGCCGATCACGAAGGCGATCGTGGAGGCGGCGCGCGCGAGCGGCGTCTGGCTCGTCGCGGGCGGGATGCCGGAGAAGACGGCGGACCCCGCGCGCCCGTTCAACACGTCGCTCCTCGTCTCGCCCGAGGGCGCCGTCGTCGCGCGCTACCGGAAGATCCATCTCTTCGACGTCGACCTCCCCGACGGCACGAAGCTCCTCGAGAGCGGCGCGACCTCGGCCGGGAGCGAGCCCAACGTGGCGACGCTCGAACCGGAGCGGAAGCTCGGGATGACGATCTGCTACGACCTCCGGTTCCCCGAGCTCTATCGCCGCCTCGCGAGCGAAGGCGTCCGCATCGTCACGGTGCCGGCGGCGTTCACGCTCACGACGGGGAAGGACCACTGGCACGTCCTGCTCCGCGCGCGCGCGATCGAAAACCAAGTCTTCGTCCTCGCGCCGGCGCAGCACGGGCGGCATCCGCGGAACCGGCAGACCTACGGCAAGAGCCTCATCGTCGATCCGTGGGGCGACGTCCTCGCGCAAGCGGCGGAGGGCGAGGGCTGGGCCGCCGCGACGCTCGACTTCGCGGCGCAGGACCGCGTGCGCGCGTCGCTGCCGTGCCTCACGCACCGTCGGCTTTAG
- a CDS encoding DUF2652 domain-containing protein yields MKLHRVNLAHAQVIIATLLEAVIDGAEPKLKLAKLEGDAAFFYAKLPQQQSDKDALAQFASIAGRIRRAFLEKQAEFESDRLCNCDSCVQAAQLTLKFVAHVGEVAFQRIKRLTELAGVDVIFVHRLLKNNVPIPEYMLMSEPVFERLDPDLKPLGKESKEDLEGLGEVKTIYIDFTEIAKERPEIVQRSFFQKLSAWFKLTLRAIPFFANKRKSCEGFRNFPGIEPPPDSLVLPAGVPSMTPPSMIVESDDKLSVAPPTKPSEDLPAATKADGA; encoded by the coding sequence ATGAAGCTTCATCGCGTGAACCTCGCGCACGCGCAGGTCATCATCGCGACGTTGCTCGAGGCCGTCATCGACGGCGCGGAGCCGAAGCTGAAGCTCGCGAAGCTCGAGGGCGACGCCGCCTTCTTCTACGCGAAGCTCCCCCAGCAGCAGAGCGACAAGGACGCGCTCGCGCAGTTCGCGAGCATCGCGGGCCGCATCCGCCGCGCCTTCCTCGAGAAGCAGGCCGAGTTCGAGTCCGACCGCCTCTGCAACTGCGACAGCTGCGTGCAAGCCGCGCAGCTCACGCTGAAGTTCGTCGCCCACGTCGGCGAGGTCGCCTTCCAGCGCATCAAGCGCCTCACCGAGCTCGCGGGCGTCGACGTCATCTTCGTCCACCGCCTCCTCAAGAACAACGTGCCGATCCCCGAGTACATGCTCATGAGCGAGCCGGTGTTCGAGCGGCTCGATCCGGACCTCAAGCCGCTCGGCAAGGAGAGCAAGGAGGACCTCGAGGGCCTCGGCGAGGTGAAGACGATCTACATCGACTTCACCGAGATCGCGAAGGAGCGCCCCGAGATCGTGCAGCGCTCGTTCTTCCAGAAGCTCTCGGCGTGGTTCAAGCTCACGCTCCGCGCGATCCCGTTCTTCGCGAACAAGCGGAAGTCGTGCGAAGGCTTCCGCAACTTCCCCGGCATCGAGCCGCCGCCCGACTCGCTCGTCCTGCCGGCCGGCGTCCCGTCGATGACGCCGCCGTCGATGATCGTCGAGTCCGACGACAAGCTCTCCGTCGCCCCGCCGACGAAGCCGTCCGAAGACCTGCCCGCGGCGACTAAAGCCGACGGTGCGTGA
- a CDS encoding tetratricopeptide repeat protein yields MPTSKKQKGNTKGGQKKPDAKKGGQVIHVAFGPGGGRIQHAEPVAPPAPEPTPPPPSTGEPVTDVFSPREVAKLLGVTVARLRNLDKSNVVSPSATRNGRKAYTFQDLIALRATRGLLDQNIRLKDVVQAIGALRRALPRVTRPLQELRIVSDGRKVVVKAEDGAFEPVSGQMVLDFRVDGLRDDVVRVLRQEPDGLRARSAYDFYMRASALDEDPTSFDQAEELYKKATELDPNLAIAYTNLGNIRFRRGDEAGAEQLYRKALAIDERQPEAHYNLGYVMLERGYASRAVTYFEAAIKTDPRFADAHFNLAMAYEALADKARARVHWKRYLELEPTGTWADIARDHL; encoded by the coding sequence ATGCCGACCTCGAAGAAGCAAAAGGGCAACACCAAGGGCGGGCAGAAGAAGCCGGACGCGAAGAAGGGTGGCCAGGTCATCCACGTCGCGTTCGGTCCCGGCGGCGGGCGCATCCAGCACGCCGAGCCGGTGGCGCCGCCGGCGCCCGAGCCCACTCCTCCCCCGCCGAGCACGGGCGAGCCCGTCACCGACGTGTTCTCCCCGCGTGAGGTCGCGAAGCTCCTCGGCGTCACGGTCGCGCGCCTCCGGAACCTCGACAAGTCGAACGTCGTCTCGCCGAGCGCCACGCGCAACGGCCGCAAGGCGTACACGTTCCAGGACCTCATCGCGCTCCGCGCCACGCGCGGGCTCCTCGATCAGAACATCCGCCTCAAGGACGTCGTCCAGGCGATCGGCGCGCTCCGCCGCGCGCTCCCCCGCGTCACGCGCCCGCTCCAGGAGCTCCGCATCGTCTCCGACGGACGCAAGGTCGTCGTGAAGGCGGAGGACGGCGCGTTCGAGCCGGTGAGCGGACAGATGGTGCTCGACTTCCGCGTCGACGGCCTCCGCGACGACGTCGTGCGCGTGCTGCGGCAAGAGCCCGACGGCCTCCGCGCCCGCTCCGCCTACGACTTCTACATGCGCGCGAGCGCGCTCGACGAAGACCCCACCTCCTTCGATCAAGCCGAGGAGCTCTACAAGAAGGCGACCGAGCTCGATCCGAACCTCGCCATCGCGTACACGAACCTCGGCAACATCCGCTTCCGCCGCGGCGACGAGGCCGGCGCGGAGCAGCTCTACCGCAAGGCCCTCGCGATCGACGAGCGCCAGCCCGAGGCGCACTACAACCTCGGCTACGTGATGCTCGAGCGCGGCTATGCGTCGCGGGCCGTCACCTACTTCGAAGCTGCGATCAAGACGGACCCGCGCTTCGCCGACGCCCACTTCAACCTCGCGATGGCCTACGAGGCCCTCGCCGACAAGGCCCGCGCGCGCGTCCACTGGAAGCGCTACCTCGAGCTCGAGCCCACCGGCACCTGGGCCGACATCGCACGCGACCACTTGTAA
- a CDS encoding metallophosphoesterase family protein produces the protein MLCVSDIHGNLDALRAVLATAERRSFHKLLVAGDIVFPGPEPLETWRRLTAAGAVMVQGVSDKALATLDPSSLHPRSEHERVMLERMKQVRAELGDLVLERIRRLPTHQRVPLEDGGELVLVHGSPLHPDEALTFDMTDEEIDAELGDDCGDVVVCGMSHTPFQRDIGGVRVVNVGSIGEAPDGLKQPLSYGGDDHPQVAHATWIESTPQGVLIEPITVPLDPPARHLRAAY, from the coding sequence ATGCTCTGCGTCTCCGACATTCACGGGAACCTCGACGCGCTGCGCGCCGTGCTCGCCACCGCGGAGCGCCGGTCGTTCCACAAGCTGCTCGTCGCGGGCGACATCGTGTTCCCGGGGCCGGAGCCGCTCGAGACGTGGCGCCGCCTCACCGCCGCGGGCGCGGTGATGGTGCAGGGCGTCTCGGACAAGGCGCTCGCCACGCTCGACCCGAGCTCGCTCCACCCCCGCAGCGAGCACGAGCGCGTGATGCTCGAGCGCATGAAGCAGGTCCGCGCCGAGCTCGGCGACCTCGTGCTCGAGCGCATCCGCCGGCTCCCGACCCATCAGCGCGTCCCGCTCGAGGACGGCGGCGAGCTCGTCCTCGTGCACGGCTCTCCGCTGCACCCCGACGAGGCGCTCACGTTCGACATGACGGACGAGGAGATCGACGCAGAGCTCGGCGACGATTGCGGCGACGTCGTCGTCTGCGGCATGAGCCACACCCCGTTCCAGCGCGACATCGGCGGCGTCCGCGTCGTGAACGTCGGCAGCATCGGCGAAGCCCCCGACGGCCTCAAGCAGCCCCTCTCGTACGGAGGCGACGATCACCCCCAGGTCGCCCACGCCACCTGGATCGAGTCGACCCCGCAAGGCGTCCTCATCGAGCCCATCACCGTCCCCCTCGACCCGCCCGCCCGCCACCTCCGCGCCGCTTACTGA
- the trpA gene encoding tryptophan synthase subunit alpha, whose amino-acid sequence MGRIDDVFAKRAAEGKKVLVTYLCVGDPDAERSIALALACAEEGADVLELGCPFSDPSADGVAIARASQRALARGGGLAETLEVARAIREKSDVPLVLFGYYNPLFVRGEQDAARAVANAGVDALLVVDLPIDESTPLREACAVRNVGVVPLVAPTTKLDRIEKIGLFANRYPVPFVYYVSMTGVTGGAGASEVLGKAGEEAKRVREVTKRPTVVGFGIDSADRARIAAEHADGVVVGSEIVRRIEKDPKSDAAVRELVRDLRASL is encoded by the coding sequence ATGGGACGGATCGACGACGTCTTCGCGAAGCGCGCGGCGGAAGGAAAGAAGGTCCTCGTCACGTACCTCTGCGTGGGCGACCCCGACGCCGAGCGCTCGATCGCGCTCGCGCTCGCGTGCGCGGAGGAGGGCGCGGACGTCCTCGAGCTCGGCTGCCCCTTCAGCGATCCGTCCGCCGACGGCGTCGCGATCGCCCGCGCGAGCCAGCGCGCGCTCGCGCGCGGCGGCGGCCTCGCCGAGACGCTCGAGGTCGCGCGCGCGATCCGAGAAAAGTCGGACGTGCCGCTCGTCCTGTTCGGCTACTACAACCCGCTCTTCGTGCGCGGCGAGCAGGACGCCGCGCGCGCGGTCGCGAACGCGGGCGTCGACGCGCTCCTCGTCGTCGATCTCCCGATCGACGAGTCGACCCCGCTCCGCGAGGCCTGCGCGGTGCGGAACGTCGGCGTCGTGCCGCTCGTCGCGCCGACGACGAAGCTCGATCGCATCGAGAAGATCGGGCTCTTCGCGAACCGCTACCCGGTCCCCTTCGTCTACTACGTCTCGATGACGGGCGTGACCGGCGGCGCGGGCGCGAGCGAGGTGCTCGGCAAGGCGGGCGAGGAGGCGAAGCGCGTGCGCGAGGTGACGAAGCGCCCGACCGTCGTCGGCTTCGGCATCGACTCCGCCGACCGCGCCCGCATCGCGGCGGAGCACGCCGATGGCGTCGTCGTCGGCTCCGAGATCGTCCGCCGGATCGAGAAGGACCCGAAGAGCGACGCCGCCGTCCGCGAGCTCGTCCGCGACCTCCGCGCCTCTTTGTGA
- the trpB gene encoding tryptophan synthase subunit beta, which translates to MPSSHHPQNPGWYGPYGGRFVSETLIPALDELTEAIAGIGTSEAYKTELNALLTNYVGRPTPLTEAHRLAREIDPSKKTIGRLFFKREDLCHTGAHKINNAIGQVLLASKMGKTRIIAETGAGQHGVATATACALIGLPCEVYMGAEDVKRQAPNVGRMKLLGAKVIAVESGSKTLKDAMNEALRDWVTNVATTHYCIGSAAGPHPYPELVAKLQSIIGTEARAQLMERTGRLPDAAVACVGGGSNAIGMFRGFLAAASVKLYGVEAAGHGVATDKHAATLTAGRVGILHGSKSFVLCDEGGQIKEAHSISAGLDYPGVGPEHSWLKTSGRARYLSATDEEALAAASLVARTEGIIPALETSHPIAKLGEIASEVAKGIGRPATIVLCLSGRGDKDLETLLARCLGNEAN; encoded by the coding sequence GTGCCGTCTTCTCATCATCCGCAGAATCCCGGCTGGTACGGGCCCTACGGCGGACGCTTCGTCTCCGAGACGCTGATCCCCGCCCTCGACGAGCTCACCGAGGCGATCGCCGGGATCGGGACGTCGGAGGCCTACAAAACCGAGCTCAACGCGCTCCTCACGAACTACGTCGGCCGGCCCACGCCGCTCACGGAGGCGCATCGCCTCGCGCGCGAGATCGATCCGTCGAAGAAGACGATCGGCCGCCTCTTCTTCAAGCGCGAGGACCTCTGTCACACGGGCGCGCACAAGATCAACAACGCGATCGGGCAGGTCCTCCTCGCTTCGAAGATGGGCAAGACGCGCATCATCGCGGAGACGGGCGCGGGGCAGCACGGCGTCGCGACGGCGACGGCGTGCGCGCTGATCGGGCTCCCGTGCGAGGTCTACATGGGCGCGGAGGACGTGAAGCGCCAGGCGCCCAACGTCGGCCGGATGAAGCTCCTCGGCGCGAAGGTCATCGCGGTCGAGTCAGGCTCGAAGACGCTCAAGGACGCGATGAACGAGGCGCTCCGCGACTGGGTCACCAACGTCGCGACGACGCACTACTGCATCGGCAGCGCGGCGGGCCCGCACCCGTACCCCGAGCTCGTCGCGAAGCTCCAGTCGATCATCGGCACCGAGGCGCGCGCGCAGCTGATGGAGCGGACCGGGCGCTTGCCGGACGCCGCGGTCGCGTGCGTCGGCGGCGGCTCGAACGCGATCGGCATGTTCCGCGGCTTCCTCGCCGCCGCGAGCGTGAAGCTCTACGGCGTCGAGGCGGCCGGGCACGGCGTCGCGACCGACAAGCACGCCGCGACCCTCACCGCCGGTCGCGTCGGCATCCTCCACGGCTCGAAGAGCTTCGTCCTCTGCGACGAGGGCGGGCAGATCAAGGAGGCGCACTCGATCAGCGCGGGCCTCGACTACCCCGGCGTCGGCCCCGAGCACTCGTGGCTCAAGACGTCGGGGCGCGCGCGTTACCTCTCGGCGACGGACGAGGAGGCCCTCGCCGCCGCGTCGCTCGTCGCGCGGACGGAGGGGATCATCCCCGCGCTCGAGACGTCGCACCCGATCGCGAAGCTCGGCGAGATCGCGTCCGAGGTGGCGAAGGGGATCGGGCGCCCCGCCACGATCGTGCTCTGCCTCTCCGGTCGCGGCGACAAGGATCTGGAGACGCTCCTCGCGCGTTGCCTCGGGAACGAGGCCAACTGA
- a CDS encoding VOC family protein, with amino-acid sequence MLNAQIKNLAIVFIVGDLARAHRFYSKTLGLTFEVEDFENGYLQARLPGDVEFVFLPGEASRGSSPQVVFGLAKGGIDALVASLAAAGVEIVTPVTEAPGGWSAELKDPDGHMLSLYQDGALPR; translated from the coding sequence ATGCTCAACGCCCAGATCAAGAACCTCGCCATCGTCTTCATAGTCGGGGACCTCGCCCGCGCTCACCGCTTCTATTCGAAGACCCTCGGGCTCACGTTCGAGGTCGAAGACTTCGAAAATGGCTACCTCCAGGCTCGTCTTCCGGGCGACGTCGAGTTCGTGTTCTTGCCGGGCGAGGCGTCACGCGGGTCGAGCCCGCAGGTGGTCTTTGGTCTCGCCAAAGGCGGCATCGACGCGCTCGTCGCCTCGCTCGCCGCCGCGGGCGTCGAGATCGTCACGCCCGTGACCGAAGCTCCGGGCGGCTGGTCCGCCGAGCTCAAGGATCCCGACGGCCACATGCTCTCGCTGTACCAGGACGGCGCGCTCCCACGCTGA